The sequence below is a genomic window from Lolium perenne isolate Kyuss_39 chromosome 4, Kyuss_2.0, whole genome shotgun sequence.
ATGTGAACTTTTTGTATGACCAGCTTTGCACGCTTGTTCCTCTGCAAAGATATACCAAAGCTCTGTCTACACTGCAAAGGTCCTCGCTTGTTGAGAAATCCAGACAAAAGCCTCAAGAAAGAATGTCAACTCTCAATGATGTGAGTTATCATCTATATTTTAGTTTGATGCAACCATGTATAACTTGCTGTTTTTTGTGATATTGGCTATTAACTTGATAGTTCATGCTACCCAAAATGCAAGGCACTTAAACGTAGCAACTATGACTCCGACCCCATGCTGATGGCATGTGGCATTTCAATTGCACCAAAGTTTACTCAGATTGAAGGGAGGGTTCTGCAAGCACCCAAGGTCAGTGAGAATCCACCAAACTTAGTTTGGCATTCTCGTGCTTGCTGTTCTTCTGGATGTATCTAACTAGTAAGCATTCTATCATGTAGTTGAGAGTCGGTAACGGTGAAGATATGTTACCACGCAATGGACGCTGGAATCTTGCGAACAAGGTCAGCATGTTTTCTCTTTCTAACTTTTCTTTATTACTTCTGTATCGTTGATGGAGCTTCTATTTATTTGATGATTCTTTCCTGTTTCAGAAGTTCCTTCGGACCTGTTCTGTCACGAGGTGGTCGGTTGTTAACTTCTCTGCACGGTGTGACGTTCGGGGTCTTGTCCGAGACCTTAAAAGGCTTGGAGCTGCAAAGGGAATCGTATGTCTTACTTTTTCTGCTAAATTTTCAATAGTTCTTCTTTTTCTGTTGCTGAACTTAGTCGTTTGCAGGAAATAGAGGAACCTTATACTGTGATTGAAGAGATCCCATCAATGAGACGAGCGCGTGTGTCAGATAGAGTGGATAAGATGATTGCTGAGATAAAATCCAAGCTGCCTGGATTACCCAAGTTCCTTCTGTGCCTTCTTCCTGAGAGGAAAAACTGCGAAGTTTATGGTTGGTTCATATTTTCGATTGTCATCATTTGTTACCCTTCCCTATAAGCTTGATTACCTGCTGCACAACATATAATATATGTTTGCTTCAATCAGGTCCTTGGAAGAGGAAGTGTCTTGCGGATTTCGGCATTGTTACACAATGTCTAGCTCCAACAAGAGTAAATGATAATTACCTAAACAATGTCCTGTTGAAGATAAATGCTAAGGTTTGTTGATATGGCCCTGTTTTCCCTGTTTTATTTTCTGCATTTATTACTGGCTACCGTATATGCTTACGATATTTGTCTTTTCGCCGGTTGTCACCTAGCTTGGTGGGCTGAACACATTGCTGCAAATCGAAGTATCCCGTACAATTCCTATTGTGTCAGAGAAGCCTACTATCATCTTGGGCATGGATGTGTCACACGGTCAACCTGGGCAGTCTGATAGACCTTCCATTGCTGCGGTAAGAGTGATACAGTTTTAGTCTCTGAATAGTAGCCACATGTCATCTGAATGACAACAAAATTTATAAGTGCTGTTATAGCTCTACTTGTAACTATGGCTTTGGATTCTGTTTAGGTGGTTAGTTCTCGCGAGTGGCCTCTCGTCTCTAGATACAGAGCAACAGTACACACTCAGTCACCCAAACTAGAAATGATGTCCTCCTTGTTTAAACCAGACGGTACTGCCGATAATGGTCTCATTCGGTAAGGCATGTCGTTTGATGCAATGTTAAGTTCAGTTATTGTCAGTAATATGTGTGTGTGTCCTTCTATGTTATGCTTTCCTGCACACCTTCCTAACCGAATGACATCATTGCACTTGGTACCTCCAGGGAATCACTTATCGACTTTTACACTACTTCTGAGCAGCGAAAACCAGATAATGTCATTATTTTCAGGTATTAGATTCTGAAATTTCTATTTGCAAACACCAGATGATTTTCAGCAAAACTTTTGAAATGTTTTTATCTACTGAAAATGGATTGTTGATGTCTTAATCACCATGGTACACGTCATATGCTAatttcagggatggcgtaagcgAAAGCCAGTTTACCCAGGTCATAAACATTGAGCTTGAACAGATCATTGAGGTAGTGTATTTATTTGGTGCCAACGTGTGCTTATTACAGATCTATACAGGTGCTTTGGTACAAGTAATTATCCCCCATTGGACATTGTTATATCATCTAGTTTTTTTATCATGCAGGCATGCAAGTTCCTTGACGAGAAGTGGGAGCCTAAGTTCACAGTCATTGTTGCCCAAAAAAACCATCATACCAGATTCTTTCAGACTGGATCTCCAGAGAATGTTCCTCCCGGTAAACTCTATTTTGACCCTACTTTTCTTATGGAGTGAAACATTGCCCTTGTCATGTAATATTTATGAAATGAGGTAAAAACAAGTGTTAATGTCATTCTGTAGGTACCGTGGTAGATAAACAAGTCTGCCATCCCAAAAATTTCGACTTCTACATGTGTGCTCACGCTGGCATGATTGTAAGCAATCTCTGCTTTCTCCTGTTTATTCTTCTTACCACGTACCAATATGTTGGTGGTAGTTTGCAGGTCTCTTAAGTTACTACTGTCCAATTTACGTTGGTGtaattgttttgtttttgttgtgTATACCAGGGAACCTCAAGGCCAACACATTATCATGTTCTGCATGATGAGATCGGCTTCACTGCCGATGCGCTTCAGGAATTTGTGCATTCTCTTTCTTACGTGTACGTAGACGACAGATGGTACCACATGTCGTTCTCACAAAAGTTGTTGTCAAactatgttttgaacttgttgcTGTTGCCTTTTCAGGTATCAGAGGAGCACAACGGCGATATCTATCGGTAAATGACGCTTAACACCATCCTCACTACATCTGCCTTCGCTAATGCATAATAATTTGTCCATGCTGTTCCTTATAGCCTGGCTTGTTTTGCATGCGTGCAGTTGCTCCGATTAGCTACGCCCATCTCGCGGCAGCCCAGGTTGGCACGTTCATGAAATTTGAAGACATGTCGGACGTGTCGTCAAGCCAAGGAGGGCACACGTCTGTGGGCAGCGTTCCGGTGCCGGAGCTGCCTCGTCTCCACGAGAATGTCCGGAGCACCATGTTCTT
It includes:
- the LOC127332336 gene encoding protein argonaute 4B, producing the protein MTLLLVPERSFCPLMMDPHDELPPPPPLPPNVVPIKAEDAAKESPPNKPTKPTRLPIARPGLGKKGQPIQLLANHFKVSVKSSDDFFHHYHVNLKYEDDQPVEGKGIGRKVIDKLQHTYRSELANKDFAYDGEKSLFTVGSLPQVTNEFTVILEDIGTGKSAANGSPSSPGGGDRKRVRRPYQTKTYKVELCFAAKIPMAAIAMAIRGQESENTLEALRVLDIILRQHSAKQGCLLVRQSSFHNNPASFVDLGGGVMGCRGFHSSFRGTQSGLSLNVDVSTTMIVKPGPVIDFLLANQKVDHPDRIDWPKAKRALKNLRIKAAPGNSEFKVVGLSDRKCNEQTFPWRQRNGNNGDTNIVEITVSDYFLRHKGIELRYSGNFPCIHAGRSKRPTYFPVELCTLVPLQRYTKALSTLQRSSLVEKSRQKPQERMSTLNDALKRSNYDSDPMLMACGISIAPKFTQIEGRVLQAPKLRVGNGEDMLPRNGRWNLANKKFLRTCSVTRWSVVNFSARCDVRGLVRDLKRLGAAKGIEIEEPYTVIEEIPSMRRARVSDRVDKMIAEIKSKLPGLPKFLLCLLPERKNCEVYGPWKRKCLADFGIVTQCLAPTRVNDNYLNNVLLKINAKLGGLNTLLQIEVSRTIPIVSEKPTIILGMDVSHGQPGQSDRPSIAAVVSSREWPLVSRYRATVHTQSPKLEMMSSLFKPDGTADNGLIRESLIDFYTTSEQRKPDNVIIFRDGVSESQFTQVINIELEQIIEACKFLDEKWEPKFTVIVAQKNHHTRFFQTGSPENVPPGTVVDKQVCHPKNFDFYMCAHAGMIGTSRPTHYHVLHDEIGFTADALQEFVHSLSYVYQRSTTAISIVAPISYAHLAAAQVGTFMKFEDMSDVSSSQGGHTSVGSVPVPELPRLHENVRSTMFFC